A region of Lacinutrix sp. Hel_I_90 DNA encodes the following proteins:
- a CDS encoding glycosyltransferase family 4 protein, with product MKNLLYIGNKLSQKGKTVTTIETLSAALQAEGFRVKSVSKQTNKGLRLLEMLFSILKYAKKTDYVLIDTYSTQNFYYAYLCSQLCLLLNLKYIPILHGGNLPNRLKNNPTLSAAIFKNAWINIAPSGYIKAHFEAYGFTNIKIIPNAINIKKYEFQERKFDGIKLLWVRSFSRIYNPKLAVEVFHGLKLKGVAATLCMVGPDNDGSLEETKDYANRLNLDVTFTGKLSKKEWVALAKNETVFINTTNFDNMPVSIIEAMALGLPVISTNVGGLPFLIDDYKTGILVEPNNAEAFVNAIMQLINNPEETMLFVKNARLKVQGFDWAIVKKLWINTLS from the coding sequence ATGAAAAACCTCCTATACATAGGAAACAAGCTCTCGCAAAAAGGAAAAACGGTCACGACCATTGAAACCCTAAGTGCAGCATTGCAAGCAGAAGGGTTTCGGGTAAAATCTGTTTCTAAGCAAACCAATAAAGGATTACGACTATTAGAGATGTTATTTTCTATTTTAAAATATGCTAAAAAAACAGATTATGTTTTAATAGATACGTACAGTACACAAAATTTTTATTATGCCTATTTATGCAGCCAGTTATGTCTTTTGCTAAACTTAAAGTACATTCCAATACTTCATGGTGGGAATCTACCAAATCGTTTAAAAAACAATCCGACATTAAGCGCGGCCATCTTTAAAAATGCGTGGATTAATATTGCACCTTCAGGCTATATAAAGGCGCATTTTGAAGCGTACGGTTTTACTAATATTAAAATCATACCGAATGCAATTAACATAAAAAAATATGAATTTCAGGAACGGAAGTTTGACGGGATAAAGTTACTTTGGGTGCGTTCGTTTTCAAGAATCTATAATCCTAAATTAGCGGTAGAGGTGTTTCATGGTTTAAAATTAAAAGGGGTAGCGGCTACTTTATGTATGGTAGGGCCTGATAATGATGGTAGTTTAGAAGAAACAAAAGACTATGCAAACCGCTTAAATTTAGACGTTACATTCACCGGGAAATTATCAAAAAAAGAATGGGTGGCCTTAGCTAAAAACGAGACTGTTTTTATTAATACGACTAATTTTGATAATATGCCGGTAAGTATTATTGAAGCTATGGCTCTAGGATTACCCGTTATTTCAACTAATGTTGGTGGATTGCCCTTTTTAATTGACGATTATAAAACAGGAATTTTAGTTGAGCCAAATAATGCAGAGGCCTTTGTTAATGCAATAATGCAACTTATAAATAATCCTGAAGAAACTATGTTATTCGTTAAAAACGCCAGACTTAAAGTCCAAGGTTTTGATTGGGCTATTGTTAAAAAGTTATGGATTAACACATTAAGTTAA
- a CDS encoding glycosyltransferase family 2 protein codes for MQNQNNIAVVIPYYNASKHIVDVLNKLPDLVTKVYVIDDCSPEPFPETALNAFKNVEYLKNEKNLGVGGATKTGFTKAIADGMAIVVKVDADDQMDTTYIKDLVKPLIENRASYAKGNRFRDFKALRKMPFFRKVGNLGLSFLTKAATGYWNNFDPTNGFFAIKTETLKGLDFEAIANRYYFETSLIAQLYFQEAVIKDIPMPAVYNGEKSNMVVWKMPFVFLPQLIKTFVSRIYKSYFVYDFNMSSIYILIGSPLFLFGLIYGVYNWWFYSSQDIFAPTGTIMLVTLTIIIGFQLLLQAIHYDITKAPKAT; via the coding sequence ATGCAAAACCAAAATAACATAGCAGTGGTCATTCCTTATTATAATGCATCAAAACACATTGTTGATGTATTAAATAAATTACCCGATTTGGTCACCAAAGTCTATGTTATAGACGATTGTAGTCCAGAGCCTTTTCCTGAGACAGCACTAAATGCATTTAAAAATGTAGAATACCTTAAGAACGAAAAGAATTTAGGTGTAGGTGGTGCTACAAAAACAGGATTTACAAAAGCGATTGCCGATGGCATGGCTATTGTTGTTAAAGTAGATGCCGATGACCAGATGGATACCACTTACATTAAAGATTTAGTAAAACCTTTAATTGAAAATAGAGCGAGTTACGCAAAAGGCAATCGCTTTAGAGATTTTAAAGCCTTGAGAAAAATGCCCTTTTTTAGAAAAGTGGGTAATTTGGGCTTGTCTTTTTTAACTAAAGCCGCTACCGGTTATTGGAATAATTTTGATCCAACCAATGGTTTTTTTGCCATTAAGACAGAGACCTTAAAAGGCTTAGATTTTGAAGCCATAGCCAATCGTTATTACTTTGAAACCTCCCTAATTGCGCAATTGTATTTTCAAGAAGCCGTTATTAAAGATATACCTATGCCAGCTGTTTATAATGGTGAAAAATCCAATATGGTCGTTTGGAAAATGCCGTTTGTTTTTTTGCCTCAATTGATAAAAACCTTCGTAAGTCGTATTTATAAATCCTATTTTGTTTACGATTTTAATATGTCGTCAATCTATATTTTAATTGGATCGCCTTTATTTTTATTCGGATTGATTTATGGCGTATATAACTGGTGGTTCTATTCCAGTCAAGACATTTTTGCGCCAACAGGAACCATCATGCTAGTGACTTTAACCATTATTATTGGCTTTCAGTTGTTATTGCAAGCAATACATTACGATATTACTAAAGCGCCAAAAGCAACGTAA
- a CDS encoding O-antigen ligase family protein: protein MAVLLMIVSYFYNLPVINYSVQGDNELRLFDVAGLLVLFILYNNWPLISFYIRSKAYLKHMHTFILWCAFTLIFTLLFSLFKGRPLWFIKSVLYYYHMVVFFYTGALVAMYLRDRSKYNLVASIVLILAILEAVLVFLQHYGFVPFLWNAVYKEAYGGFLSGTLGPNKIVLGMTMFISLVYAIGLFMQKQLKVNKILIITCMVTSLSVIGISGSRTTYLALIVFSCYIFIMRTRKFLALSVVLSLAVIIAFFLNLELIETITTTIENRVINKVSAPTFIPGEDANVDVGQLYEDLGAGRDRLVVMYLNYIAKNPYVIPIGIGVNNRLLVTSSAHNIYLSLINEVGLVGLFIYIKWLTSFLYVKFGKVSGLKNVLSGLVFAMIVTLYFGEHLYLYRSVFTILGYFILITVLLIAPRYYFNNAKPK, encoded by the coding sequence GTGGCAGTACTACTTATGATTGTTTCTTATTTTTATAATCTACCCGTTATAAATTATAGTGTACAGGGCGATAATGAATTACGATTGTTTGATGTTGCAGGACTTTTAGTTCTTTTTATACTGTATAATAATTGGCCCTTAATTTCATTTTATATCCGCTCTAAAGCTTACCTAAAACACATGCATACCTTTATTTTATGGTGTGCTTTTACTTTGATTTTTACCTTATTATTTAGTCTTTTTAAAGGCAGGCCGCTATGGTTTATTAAATCAGTTTTATATTATTACCACATGGTTGTTTTCTTCTATACCGGCGCATTAGTAGCCATGTATTTACGAGACCGATCAAAATATAACTTAGTCGCCTCCATCGTTTTAATATTGGCCATATTGGAAGCTGTACTCGTGTTTTTACAGCATTATGGGTTTGTGCCTTTTCTATGGAACGCAGTTTATAAAGAAGCTTATGGTGGCTTTTTGTCGGGTACCCTGGGCCCTAATAAGATTGTTTTAGGCATGACCATGTTTATCTCTTTAGTTTATGCCATTGGTTTGTTTATGCAGAAACAATTAAAAGTAAATAAAATACTCATTATCACATGCATGGTGACTAGCTTATCCGTTATAGGGATTTCTGGTTCTAGAACCACTTATCTCGCATTAATAGTATTTTCCTGTTATATTTTTATCATGAGAACACGTAAGTTTTTAGCCTTGTCTGTAGTCTTGTCTTTAGCAGTAATCATCGCGTTTTTTTTGAACTTAGAACTTATAGAAACCATTACTACAACGATAGAGAATCGTGTGATTAATAAAGTCTCGGCACCAACATTCATTCCTGGGGAAGATGCAAATGTAGATGTTGGTCAATTGTATGAAGACTTGGGGGCCGGAAGAGATAGACTTGTAGTAATGTATTTGAACTATATTGCTAAAAATCCGTATGTCATCCCAATAGGTATTGGTGTTAATAATAGACTACTAGTTACATCTTCTGCTCACAATATTTACCTCAGTTTAATTAATGAAGTTGGACTCGTTGGTTTATTTATTTATATCAAATGGCTTACGTCTTTTTTATATGTTAAATTTGGAAAAGTAAGTGGACTCAAAAATGTATTAAGTGGCTTAGTGTTTGCCATGATTGTTACCTTATATTTCGGGGAACATTTATACCTTTATAGGTCTGTATTTACTATTTTAGGTTACTTTATACTCATAACAGTATTATTAATCGCGCCTAGATATTATTTTAACAATGCAAAACCAAAATAA
- a CDS encoding glycosyltransferase family 4 protein, which produces MKRHKLDINNQQPTTNNQQPKTNSTLRVLQLIDSLHTGGAERVAVNIANALASQITASYLCATREEGLLKESIAKDVGYLFLSKKKAIDLKAISTLSNYIKSNKIEIIHAHSTSFFLAVLLKLVNKRLKIVWHDHYGGSAFLEKRPFKILKICSGYFSQIFSVNTALEAWAKTNLKCKEVMYLSNFAIENANQAVTSLKGGDGKRIIHLANLRPQKDHFTLLEAFKKVNSLYPEWSLHCVGKDFEDAYSKAIHNRIKGLKLEKQAFIYGSLPDISNILKQSTIAVLASKSEGLPIALLEYGLAGLPVVVSDVGDCKRVIESPHLGQLIPAENASRLSQAIIKYICDLESAKKKGLHLKGHVKAHFSERVIMNTLIAQYQQIV; this is translated from the coding sequence GTGAAACGGCATAAATTAGATATAAACAACCAACAACCAACAACCAACAACCAACAACCAAAAACAAATAGTACCTTGAGAGTTTTACAATTAATAGATTCATTACATACTGGAGGAGCAGAACGCGTGGCCGTTAATATTGCTAATGCTTTGGCCTCGCAGATTACTGCGTCTTATTTGTGTGCGACTCGTGAAGAGGGGTTGTTAAAAGAAAGTATTGCTAAAGACGTTGGTTATTTATTTTTAAGCAAGAAAAAAGCAATCGACCTTAAAGCGATTAGCACCTTGAGCAACTATATCAAATCAAATAAAATTGAAATTATTCATGCCCATTCTACCTCTTTTTTTCTAGCAGTGTTGCTTAAATTAGTTAATAAACGACTAAAAATAGTATGGCATGATCATTATGGCGGTAGTGCGTTTTTAGAAAAACGCCCATTCAAAATATTAAAAATCTGTTCTGGATACTTTTCTCAAATTTTTAGTGTGAATACCGCTTTAGAAGCTTGGGCGAAGACAAATTTAAAGTGTAAAGAAGTGATGTATTTGTCAAATTTTGCGATCGAAAATGCAAACCAAGCGGTTACCAGTTTAAAGGGGGGCGATGGAAAACGAATCATCCATTTAGCAAACTTAAGACCACAAAAGGATCATTTCACGCTATTGGAGGCTTTTAAAAAAGTAAATTCACTTTATCCAGAATGGAGCTTACACTGTGTAGGGAAAGATTTTGAGGATGCGTATTCTAAAGCCATTCATAATAGAATAAAAGGCTTAAAATTAGAAAAACAAGCGTTTATTTATGGAAGCTTGCCAGACATTTCAAATATTTTGAAACAATCTACAATTGCTGTATTAGCTTCAAAATCGGAAGGGCTGCCTATCGCGTTATTAGAATATGGATTAGCCGGTTTGCCTGTGGTAGTAAGTGATGTTGGAGATTGTAAACGGGTGATTGAAAGTCCGCATTTAGGTCAATTAATTCCTGCTGAAAATGCGTCGCGATTAAGCCAGGCAATAATCAAGTATATTTGCGACTTGGAATCAGCAAAAAAAAAGGGATTACATTTGAAAGGGCATGTAAAGGCTCATTTTTCAGAACGTGTAATAATGAACACCCTCATAGCTCAGTATCAGCAAATTGTATAA